The Maylandia zebra isolate NMK-2024a linkage group LG4, Mzebra_GT3a, whole genome shotgun sequence genome includes a window with the following:
- the LOC112436010 gene encoding uncharacterized protein LOC112436010 isoform X2, with protein MPRKNKRSQAQKKRWKPLDLVDPAVPMLTGHNQDEAVSSFPSDQIAPAKLSLETQDRPTSLCSPGIKTAPARLSLVTENRPTSLCPPGSKISDTRPPAKRVWATDDFHTASNSPPKKPFHDTNEDLLTEELQSNTVQPFWSVSATHCQSDERYTEFSRNHQCTCNALTFLAYLNEEYQFNIAMLDKVLEQGDALYCWTKTNLLQEKRYTQDHLTMEDLPKELHTDTNVYSVKMDDISCGFLEAAENSPQRTEWWLPLAIRLECLSTDVNFALLMVSPECIAVFRDKSGRYGLFDSHSRSAAGLRQPNGTAVMLTFTHVNDLITHLHNLFQNQGKHARYEFVPVSFKTVSTHTEPPGQSTQATPGATDTSSTQNDEPQITNPTAQMPEPESAKTHMTMLDNTLNSPDDKMAKTPRTARNVSKLNKRQRKKAIRQAQREYVKAKDKSSTEEVAKKTNKRRHERERYASCREFRMKKLQAMKTQYAENYHYRKQRLLSAKKYYANPHIQEKVKACQVKRYQSDRHFQQKMRDYIIRRYTTDPDFQIRQKKYVVQKYNTDTSFKTRQKQYLVQRYNTDTDFQTRQKQYIRTKYASDPNYRHKQKKSIYARYHNDSQFRLHHIQRCAQYQRHKMATTASFAIYKKLCAQRIKKKYRRLVTQFQQGPQSEAQPQLVVNSVMQAATLAFREAIQLGPTHVCTVCHRTLFPNQVKHCKRSKYVTNSNIVATCLTGKFVHVCDRECSANCTFPKQRMEEWICYNCDNHLQRGKMPSVAVANNLALATIPIELSRLNVLERQLTAKILPFAKIIALPKGQQRAVHGAVVCVPSDVETTVNCLPRPNSEAQLLQVQLKRHIRFKGYQHFYTVNMKNVLAGLSKLKEMHSEYKDVSIDDEATFADPTSNQIIETEHDTADADIQDALPRNFDQQIVPERRTTEDTTAGLLEPCHDVNQLMEPEQSNEQPLQDMEKEKEELRPGLVLDTCMQPPDIAQDILSYGEGIFSIAPAQGNRPVGFFSVPKLEAMAFPVQFPTGQNTLDEARQVKLYPSMYFNTRLFSADTRFATDQSYLFFAQFVTETHMATNSMSIQLRKGKAITKDGRKISNRMLQNKDEVEKLINNKDATRFMKPLRGTPAYWEKALKDLHAMVRQLGKPTFFLTFSAAEMRWPEVVEVIKTQQGEQVDFSQLDWNTKCEILRSNPVTVMRLFEKRVDALMTTLILSPAQPIGEVEDYFYRVEFQARGSPHIHLLVWVKDAPEFGSDLEDHVYKFIDKYITCKMPDQNADPELHKIVSEVQVHSRNHSRSCKKGNVSCRFGFPKLPVDQTMITFPSPDDDDDHNDKQHSTSKEKGTNEKQKNRRMALAKKMKEAKEKLQPLRDLLCDPNSSFEDLSELLHKCKLTYEQYLDCVFNLTNSHVILLKREPNDCWVNAYNADLLRAWNANMDIQYVIDDYSCLMYMMSYVSKPEFEMTQFLNGVIQEVKKSSVNERDEMKQIMQAYAKHREVSAQESVARTCSLPLKKCSRSVVFIQTDDDALKMSLPMSRLQSMAPDDENVWMSGLPEKYANRPRTPDFERMCLGEFASEYRILYGRQTESKNAIRLLNNMGYIQKRTKGKPAIIRYPRFSEKKQPEKFYSRLLKLYYPHRSNDDLKNTEYPTSEQFYKSGRKHGYAVRPIVTFNKKRYEGHGKTMERALEQIEQQGPLINAWNTFAPEVEVDRLECVAQRQSRHDTGENEMDIVPDYQVSGSSSGTMPAIIAPKLSPDFVRKMYQSLNETQASIFYAVREWCFKLVWGHCPEQFFYFVSGGAGCGKSHVIKCIYEEATKILHQLPRFRDQADMSYPAVLLTAFTGTAAFNISGKTLHSLLKLPRSLKPPYQGLGNALDEVRASLSNAEILIIDEISMVSKDLFAYIHWRLQQIKGNKKPFGGMSILAVGDFYQLPPLGKAKPLCVYEDNVLDLWKDYFHMVNLTEIMRQKDDHSFAEVLNRIRVKQKTDSLEADDKALLTQAIHDIKDCPSNVLHIYATNKEVDKHNSATVTALHSDIINIQAEDYRKDPRTGDMVLLAEMMKGNKGDLPDNIQAAPGVRVMIIRNLDVEDGLVNGTFGTITNIVTATQDGPKTVNLIGLTLDNENSGQKFRRKIQGSSDNLVYIEKCEECTSKKGVVRRQFPMKLAFACTAHKVQGMTMESAVVCLKRVFEPGMAYVALSRTTSLKGLYITDFDEKKIYADPAITDALKNMRHASFENARPLLQFLKSVDPTVPTLTIIHHNAQGLPTHMEDMRCHHELSLADVLCITETHLSGSSVSPRFQLEQYNMATRNRHVSYTNHTDMAKVNGGGVAIYYNTILTAESRKYLQNVTDLEFVVVKVESPVTALIATVYRPPNYSHVRFLPQMQCLLDSLEMMNHQPIIVCGDFNEDLMSRGKKPIQELLQSRGYAQLITAATTEKHTLIDHIYISQPYACLQSGVLNTYHSYHNPIYCVIH; from the exons ATGccgagaaaaaataaaagatccCAGGCACAAAAGAAGCGCTGGAAACCACTTGACCTGGTCGATCCTGCTGTCCCAATGCTCACTGGCCACAACCAAGATGAGGCAGTCAGTAGTTTTCCATCTGACCAG ATAGCACCAGCAAAGTTATCCTTGGAAACACAGGATAGACCCACCTCCTTATGTTCCCCAGGTATCAAG ACAGCACCAGCCAGGTTGTCCTTGGTAACGGAGAATAGACCCACCTCCTTATGTCCTCCAGGCAGCaag ATTTCAGACACTCGTCCACCAGCAAAACGAGTCTGGGCAACTGATGATTTCCACACGGCATCAAATTCTCCACCTAAAAAG CCTTTCCATGACACAAATGAAGACCTACTGACGGAGGAGCTACAGAGCAACACAGTTCAGCCGTTTTGGAGTGTCAGTGCAACTCATTGTCAGAGTGATGAGAGGTACACAGAATTCTCTCGAAATCATCAGTGCACATGTAATGCCCTCACATTCCTGGCCTACCTTAATGAGGAATACCAGTTCAACATAGCCATGCTTGATAAGGTCCTTGAACAGGGAGATGCACTCTACTGTTGGACTAAAACAAATCTTCTGCAGGAGAAGCGTTATACACAGGATCATCTGACCATGGAGGACCTGCCCAAAGAACTTCATACTGACACAAATGTCTACAGTGTGAAAATGGATGACATAAGTTGTGGATTTCTGGAAGCAGCAGAGAACAGTCCTCAAAGAACAGAGTGGTGGTTGCCTCTTGCTATTCGCCTTGAATGTCTGTCAACAGATGTGAACTTTGCTTTGCTCATGGTCTCACCTGAGTGCATTGCGGTTTTCCGTGACAAATCTGGGAGGTATGGATTATTTGATTCACATTCAAGAAGTGCAGCGGGTTTACGTCAGCCAAATGGAACAGCAGTCATGCTCACTTTCACTCATGTGAATGACCTGATCACCCACCTGCATAACCTTTTTCAAAATCAAGGCAAGCATGCACGATATGAGTTTGTGCCTGTTTCTTTCAAAACAGTCAGCACTCACACGGAACCCCCTGGACAGTCAACTCAGGCAACACCAGGAGCTACAGATACATCATCAACACAAAATGATGAACCACAAATCACGAATCCCACTGCGCAAATGCCTGAACCAGAATCAGCCAAAACCCACATGACGATGTTAGACAATACTTTAAACTCACCAGATGACAAAATGGCTAAAACCCCCCGAACAGCAAGAAATGTGAGCAAATTAAATAAACGACAACGTAAGAAAGCTATTCGTCAAGCTCAGAGGGAGTATGTAAAAGCTAAAGACAAATCTTCAACTGAAGAAGTGGcaaagaagacaaacaaaagaagacACGAAAGAGAACGATATGCCTCCTGTCGTGAATTTCGAATGAAAAAATTACAGGCTATGAAAACTCAATATGCTGAAAACTATCATTACCGTAAACAAAGACTGTTATCAGCCAAAAAATATTACGCAAATCCTCATATtcaagaaaaagtaaaagccTGCCAGGTGAAGAGATACCAAAGTGATCGTCATTTTCAACAAAAAATGAGAGACTACATTATCAGAAGATATACTACGGATCCCGACTTTCAAATCAGACAGAAAAAATATGTGGTTCAGAAGTACAACACGGATACCAGCTTTAAAACCAGACAGAAGCAATATCTGGTCCAAAGGTACAACACGGATACTGACTTTCAAACCAGACAGAAGCAATACATAAGAACAAAATATGCATCTGATCCAAACTACaggcacaaacagaaaaaatcaaTTTATGCCAGGTATCACAATGACTCACAATTCAGACTGCACCATATACAGCGCTGTGCCCAGTACCAGAGACACAAAATGGCTACCACTGCATCTTTTGCCATTTATAAAAAGTTGTGTGCACAGAGAATAAAGAAGAAATACAGACGACTAGTAACACAGTTCCAGCAGGGTCCACAGTCTGAAGCACAGCCCCAGCTTGTAGTGAACAGTGTGATGCAAGCAGCCACATTAGCTTTCCGTGAAGCCATTCAGTTAGGACCCACCCATGTCTGTACAGTGTGCCACAGAACTCTGTTTCCTAATCAAGTTAAACATTGCAAAAGATCAAAGTATGTTACTAATAGTAACATTGTTGCCACTTGCTTGACAGGAAAATTTGTCCATGTTTGTGACAGGGAATGCTCAGCTAATTGTACTTTCCCAAAACAAAGAATGGAAGAGTGGATTTGCTACAACTGTGACAACCACCTACAAAGAGGCAAGATGCCATCCGTCGCAGTAGCAAACAATTTAGCACTAGCAACCATTCCAATTGAACTGAGTCGATTAAATGTACTAGAACGACAACTGACTGCTAAAAttctcccgtttgcaaaaatcATTGCATTACCAAAAGGACAGCAAAGAGCCGTACATGGGGCTGTTGTTTGTGTACCATCGGATGTGGAAACCACAGTAAACTGTCTTCCCAGACCTAACAGTGAAGCCCAGCTCCTGCAGGTACAGCTGAAGAGACACATCAGATTCAAAGGTTACCAACACTTCTACACTGTAAACATGAAGAACGTGTTAGCAGGATTATCAAAGCTAAAAGAGATGCATTCAGAATACAAAGATGTATCTATTGATGATGAAGCTACTTTTGCTGATCCCACAAGTAATCAGATAATCGAGACGGAACATGACACTGCTGATGCAGATATTCAAGATGCACTGCCCAGAAACTTCGACCAGCAAATTGTACCAGAAAGAAGAACCACTGAGGATACAACAGCTGGACTGCTTGAGCCATGTCATGATGTAAACCAACTAATGGAGCCTGAACAGTCAAATGAACAGCCCTTACAAGATatggagaaagaaaaggaagaactTCGACCTGGTCTTGTTCTAGACACCTGTATGCAACCACCAGATATAGCACAGGACATTTTATCATATGGTGAAGGAATATTTAGCATTGCACCCGCGCAAGGAAATAGACCTGTTGGCTTCTTCTCTGTTCCTAAACTTGAAGCCATGGCCTTTCCTGTCCAGTTCCCAACTGGACAGAACACATTAGATGAAGCCAGACAAGTGAAACTTTACCCAAGCATGTATTTTAATACACGGCTGTTCTCTGCAGACACACGGTTTGCAACTGACCAAAGCTACCtattctttgcacagtttgtaacagaaacacacatggcTACAAACAGCATGTCCATCCAATTGCGCAAAGGAAAGGCAATCACCAAGGATGGGCGTAAAATTTCTAACAGAATGCTTCAAAATAAAGACGAAGTGGAGAAACTGATAAATAACAAAGACGCAACACGCTTCATGAAACCTCTGAGAGGTACTCCAGCCTATTGGGAGAAGGCACTGAAAGACCTACATGCTATGGTCAGACAGTTAGGAAAgccaactttttttctgacattttcagctgctgaaatgaGATGGCCTGAGGTTGTTGAGGTCATAAAAACTCAACAAGGTGAACAGGTGGATTTTTCACAACTTGACTGGAACACAAAGTGTGAAATTCTCCGAAGCAACCCTGTGACTGTGATGCGATTGTTTGAAAAAAGAGTCGATGCACTAATGACAACACTGATCCTGTCCCCAGCACAGCCTATCGGTGAAGTAGAAGAttacttttatcgagtggagtTTCAGGCCAGAGGTAGCCCTCATATCCATTTACTGGTTTGGGTCAAAGATGCACCTGAATTTGGAAGCGACCTTGAAGACCACGTGTACAAATTTATTGACAAGTACATAACATGTAAGATGCCTGACCAAAATGCCGATCCTGAACTTCACAAAATTGTGTCTGAGGTTCAAGTCCACAGCAGAAATCACTCCAGATCCTGTAAAAAAGGTAATGTGTCATGTAGGTTTGGCTTCCCCAAACTACCCGTAGATCAAACAATGATCACTTTCCCAAgcccagatgatgatgatgatcacaATGATAAGCAGCATAGCACAAGTAAGGAGAAAGGcacaaatgaaaagcaaaagaaCAGACGAATggctctcgcaaaaaaaatgaaagaggccAAAGAAAAACTCCAGCCATTGAGAGATTTGCTCTGCGACCCAAATTCCTCGTTTGAAGACTTGTCTGAGCTGCTTCACAAATGCAAATTAACTTATGAACAATACTTGGATTGTGTCTTCAATTTAACAAATAGTCATGTCATCCTCTTAAAGCGTGAACCTAATGACTGCTGGGTGAATGCATACAATGCAGATCTGCTGAGGGCCTGGAATGCCAACATGGACATCCAATATGTCATTGATGACTACAGCTGCCTGATGTACATGATGTCTTATGTCTCTAAACCTGAATTTGAGATGACACAATTTCTTAATGGAGTCATCCAGGAAGTAAAAAAGTCCAGTGTCAATGAAAGAGATGAAATGAAACAGATAATGCAGGCATATGCTAAACACAGAGAAGTCAGTGCCCAAGAATCCGTGGCAAGGACATGCAGCCTGCCACTAAAAAAGTGTTCACGCAGTGTGGTCTTCATACAGACTGATGATGATGCCCTGAAAATGAGTCTCCCGATGAGCAGGTTGCAGAGCATGGCACCAGATGATGAAAATGTGTGGATGTCCGGATTGCCAGAAAAATATGCAAACAGACCCAGAACACCTGACTTTGAAAGAATGTGTTTGGGTGAATTTGCTTCAGAGTACAGGATTCTCTACGGCCGTCAAACAGAGTCCAAAAATGCCATCCGTCTTTTGAATAACATGGGTTATATTCAAAAAAGAACTAAAGGGAAACCTGCAATAATCAGATATCCTCGGTTCTCAGAAAAGAAACAACCAGAAAAGTTTTATAGCAGACTGCTAAAACTTTATTATCCACATCGATCAAATGATGACCTTAAAAACACAGAATACCCCACATCCGAGCAGTTctacaaaagtggacgaaaacATGGTTATGCAGTACGGCCAATTGTTACCTTTAACAAAAAGCGATATGAAGGCCATGGCAAAACAATGGAAAGGGCACTGGAACAGATTGAACAACAAGGCCCACTTATCAATGCATGGAACACCTTTGCACCTGAGGTTGAAGTAGATCGTTTAGAGTGTGTGGCCCAACGACAATCCAGACATGACACTGGCGAAAATGAAATGGACATTGTTCCTGACTACCAAGTCAGTGGTAGCAGCAGTGGAACCATGCCAGCAATCATAGCACCAAAGCTGAGCCCAGACTTTGTCAGAAAAATGTACCAAAGTCTGAATGAAACCCAAGCATCCATATTCTACGCAGTGCGTGAGTGGTGTTTCAAACTTGTGTGGGGTCACTGTCCTGAGcagttcttttattttgtctctGGAGGAGCTGGCTGTGGAAAATCACATGTTATCAAGTGCATATATGAGGAGGCAACAAAGATTTTGCACCAACTCCCCAGATTCCGAGACCAAGCAGACATGTCCTACCCTGCAGTACTGCTGACTGCATTTACTGGcactgcagcttttaacatATCTGGGAAGACACTGCACTCTCTGCTAAAGCTGCCAAGATCTTTAAAACCGCCTTATCAGGGACTGGGGAATGCACTGGATGAAGTGAGAGCTTCACTTTCAAATGCAGAGATTCTGATCATTGATGAGATATCTATGGTTTCTAAAGACCTTTTTGCCTACATCCATTGGAGACTTCAGCAGATCAAAGGAAACAAGAAACCTTTTGGTGGGATGTCTATCCTTGCAGTAGGAGACTTTTACCAGCTGCCACCCCTTGGAAAAGCCAAACCACTCTGTGTGTATGAGGACAATGTCCTTGATCTCTGGAAAGACTATTTCCACATGGTCAACCTGACAGAAATCATGCGACAGAAAGATGATCATTCTTTTGCTGAAGTTCTGAACAGGATAAGAGTGAAGCAAAAAACAGATTCTCTTGAAGCCGATGACAAAGCCTTGCTCACACAGGCTATCCATGACATAAAAGACTGTCCATCTAATGTATTACACATTTATGCTACAAACAAAGAGGTCGACAAACACAATTCAGCAACTGTAACTGCTCTTCATTCTGATATCATAAATATTCAGGCAGAAGACTACAGAAAAGACCCACGAACGGGTGACATGGTCCTCCTGGCAGAAATGATGAAAGGCAACAAAGGAGATTTACCTGATAACATACAAGCTGCACCTGGAGTGCGTGTTATGATTATCAGAAATTTGGATGTTGAAGATGGGCTTGTTAATGGGACATTTGGAACAATCACGAACATTGTGACAGCCACACAGGATGGACCAAAAACTGTGAATCTCATTGGACTCACGCTGGACAATGAAAATTCTGGGCAAAAATTTCGCAGAAAAATACAAGGATCCTCAGACAATCTTGTGTATATTGAGAAATGTGAAGAATGCACAAGTAAAAAAGGAGTGGTTCGCAGGCAATTTCCAATGAAGTTGGCCTTTGCATGTACAGCTCACAAAGTACAAGGCATGACAATGGAATCAGCAGTAGTATGCTTGAAGCGTGTTTTTGAACCTGGAATGGCCTATGTTGCACTCAGCCGCACAACCTCACTTAAAGGACTGTACATCACAGACTTTGATGAAAAGAAAATCTATGCTGATCCTGCCATCACAGATGCACTCAAAAATATGAGACATGCATCATTTGAGAATGCAAGACCACTGTTGCAATTCTTAAAATCAGTAGATCCCACAGTCCCCACGTTGACAATTATCCATCATAATGCACAAGGTCTCCCAACTCACATGGAGGACATGAGATGCCACCATGAACTCAGCCTTGCTGATGTTTTATGTATAACAGAAACACACTTGTCTGGATCATCGGTTTCTCCCCGCTTCCAGCTGGAACAATACAACATGGCCACACGCAACAGACACGTCTCTTACACAAATCATACAGACATGGCAAAGGTAAATGGCGGTGGAGTTGCAATTTACTACAACACAATTCTTACAGCAGAGTCCCGAAAATACCTGCAAAATGTGACTGACCTTGAATTTGTTGTTGTCAAGGTTGAATCGCCAGTCACAGCTTTGATAGCAACTGTATACAGGCCACCAAATTACAGTCATGTGAGGTTTTTACCACAAATGCAATGTCTTTTGGACTCGTTGGAAATGATGAATCACCAACCAATTATTGTTTGTGGAGACTTCAATGAGGACCTTAtgagcagaggaaaaaaacccaTCCAAGAACTGTTGCAGTCAAGAGGATATGCACAACTGATTACTGCTGCAACTACCGAAAAACACACATTGATTGATCACATTTACATATCACAGCCATACGCCTGCCTCCAATCAGGTGTTCTGAATACATATCACAGTTATCATAACCCCATTTATTGTGTTATTCACTAA